One Triticum dicoccoides isolate Atlit2015 ecotype Zavitan unplaced genomic scaffold, WEW_v2.0 scaffold18337, whole genome shotgun sequence DNA window includes the following coding sequences:
- the LOC119344742 gene encoding probable magnesium transporter NIPA4, with amino-acid sequence MDGASAGAGDGGSASGGGRWYTGMSSDNIKGLVLAISSSLFIGASFIIKKKGLKKAASSSGGVRAGVGGYSYLYEPLWWVGMITMVVGEVANFVAYAFAPAILVTPLGALSIIISAVLAHVMLREKLHIFGVLGCVLCVVGSTTIVLHAPQERQIESVTEVWDLATEPAFMCYVAVVLAIVALLVFKFVPLYGQTHVMVYIGVCSLVGSISVCCCL; translated from the exons ATGGACGGCGCCTCGGCCGGCGCCGGCGACGGCGGGTCGGCGTCGGGGGGCGGGAGGTGGTACACGGGCATGTCGTCGGACAACATCAAGGGGCTGGTGCTGGCCATCTCCTCCAGCCTCTTCATCGGCGCCAGCTTCATCATCAAGAAGAAGGGCCTCAAgaaggccgcctcctcctccggcggcgtCAGGGCCG GGGTTGGTGGTTATTCTTACTTATATGAGcctctttggtgggttggcatgataACAA tggttgttGGGGAAGTTGCAAATTTCGTGGCTTATGCCTTTGCGCCAGCCATTTTGGTTACTCCCCTTGGTGCTCTCAGCATAATCATCAG TGCTGTACTTGCACACGTAATGCTGCGTGAGAAGCTGCACATATTCGGCGTTCTCGGATGCGTCCTATGTGTCGTGGGATCCACCACCATTGTCCTTCATGCCCCGCAAGAGCGTCAAATTGAGTCAGTGACAGAAGTTTGGGATCTGGCCACTGAACCAG CCTTCATGTGTTATGTGGCCGTAGTACTTGCTATTGTCGCTCTGCTTGTGTTCAAGTTTGTTCCACTTTATGGCCAAACCCATGTCATGGTGTACATTGGTGTTTGCTCTCTCGTAGGTTCCATCTCGGTATGTTGTTGTCTCTAG